A genomic region of Xiphophorus couchianus chromosome 9, X_couchianus-1.0, whole genome shotgun sequence contains the following coding sequences:
- the fkbp8 gene encoding peptidyl-prolyl cis-trans isomerase FKBP8 — protein MDASDGHENALSAKKSGKTSLLDSGEDFEVLDEEDIDDDLPPLEDAGGGDENVADNTGKKTAEEESEASAQMDEWLDVLGNDQLKKKVLEPGKGRASRPQKGQDVEINLKTLLMDGTLVEEQNNLSFTLGDGDVIQALDLTVQLMEMGEKALIHTDAKYAYGAWGSLEPEVPPNAQLSLEVELVKATDAPDVELMPPSDRIALAIRKRERGNVHYQRTDYVFAVNSYSIALQITESNSKVDISPEEEEELLDVKVKCLNNMAASQLKLDHYDAALKSCVSALAHQPDNIKALFRMGKVLALQGEYTEAIQTLRKALKLEPSNKTIHAELSKLVKKHSEQRGAEQAMYKKMLGNPSKSGTTKSRAKSSWGLSWKWLFGATAVAIGGVALSVVIAARN, from the exons ATGGACGCATCAGATGGCCATGAAAATGCTCTATCTGCCAAGAAGAGTGGAAAAACCTCATTGCTGGACAGCGGGGAGGACTTTGAGGTTTTAGATGAAGAAGACATCGATGATGACCTTCCTCCTTTGGAAGATGCAGGGGGAGGGGATGAGAATGTAGCAGATAATACAGGaaagaaaactgcagaggaagaaTCTGAGGCTTCAGCACAAATGGATGAATGGCTGGATGTGTTGG GAAATGACCAGCTTAAGAAGAAAGTCTTGGAGCCAGGGAAGGGGCGAGCTAGCCGACCTCAAAAAGGACAAGATGTGgaaattaatctgaaaacaCTTTTGATGGATGGAACCCTTGTTGAGGAGCAAAATAATCTGTCGTTCACTCTGGGGGACGGCGATGTCATTCAA GCACTGGATCTGACTGTGCAGCTCATGGAAATGGGAGAGAAGGCGCTCATTCACACTGATGCAAAATATGCATATGGTGCCTGGGGAAG CCTTGAACCTGAGGTACCCCCTAACGCACAGCTATCCTTAGAAGTGGAACTTGTGAAAGCTACTGACGCGCCAGACGTGGAGCTGATGCCGCCTTCAGACAGAATTGCACTGGCCATCCGCAAGAGAGAGAGGGGCAATGTTCACTATCAGCGCACAGACTATGTTTTTGCTGTCAACTCATACAGCATTGCCCTGCAGATTACAGAGTCAAACTCCAAAG TTGACATTAGtcctgaggaggaggaggaattgCTGGATGTCAAAGTCAAGTGTCTGAATAACATGGCTGCCTCTCAGTTGAAGTTGGACCACTATGATGCAGCCCTTAAATCTTGCGTTTCCGCTCTTGCGCACCAGCCAGACAACATAAAAGCCCTTTTCCGCATGGGCAAG GTTCTGGCTTTGCAAGGGGAATACACTGAGGCCATTCAAACCTTACGGAAAGCactgaagctggaaccaagcaACAag ACAATTCATGCAGAGCTCTCCAAGCTGGTGAAGAAGCACTCGGAGCAGAGGGGAGCAGAACAGGCCATGTACAAGAAGATGTTAGGAAATCCTTCCAAAAGTGGCACGACAAAATCCAGAGCCAAGTCTTCATGG GGTCTCAGCTGGAAGTGGCTTTTTGGTGCGACTGCTGTGGCCATTGGTGGAGTAGCTCTGTCTGTTGTCATAGCGGCCAGAAACTGA